Below is a genomic region from Zea mays cultivar B73 chromosome 9, Zm-B73-REFERENCE-NAM-5.0, whole genome shotgun sequence.
gttttgccttgcttatctttatcccactcgcgaggaatctccacaaattggagtctctcgcccttacacttaagattcacaaagaagcacggagtaagggagggaagcaacacacacaaatccacagcgaaatgcgcacacacacggccaagaatcgagctcaaagactatctcaaagttctcacaagaacggagctcgaatcacttagaatgacaatcggatgcgcaaagactgagtgtggatgatcaagaatgctctaaggttgcttggtgttttccctccatgcgcctaggggtctcttttatagccccaaggcagctaggagccgttgagagcaaatccagaaggccaatcttgccttctgtcgtcgggtgcaccggacagtccggtgcacaccggacactgtccggtgcccgatttccttccttaaacagcgcagtcgaccgttgcagatgcgagagccgttggcgcaccggacatgtccggtgcacaccggacagtccggtgcccccttccgaccgttggcttggccacgtgtcgcgcgcagaatccgcggccgaccgttggcccggccgaccgttggctcaccggacagtccggtgcacaccggacagtccggtgaattttagccgtacgccgtcagcaaattcctgagagcggcctcttcggccgaggcagcctggcgcaccggacactgtccggtgcaccaccggacagtccggtgccccagaccgaaacagcctcttggctgtacacagccaactctcttcttttcttcttcttcctgtttctaatacttagacaagtatattagtacacaaaaccaatgtactaagacttagaaacatacctttgctctagatttgcactttgttcatccatgggcattgattcacatttaagcacttgtgttgacactcaatcaccaaaatacttagaaatggcccaagggcacatttccctttcacatccaACGACGGATCTACGGTCGAGATCGCGCACACCAAACTGACGACGAGCACGACGGCGGCGCTCTGGTCCCGCAGCGGATAGCTCGCCGGCGAGCGCGCAATTCGACCAACCACTACCCCGTGCCCAAAATTAAACAGCGCTACACATTGAGAAGGACATGGCGAACTATATGGGTAACATCTCACCGAAGTTAGGGCGGCAAGCACAGGTGGTCCCAGCAGGCGGATCCGCGGCACAGACCGAGCTCCGATGAGCGATTGCTGCTGTGCTGGACCGTTCTGGGCGAGGGCGAGTCTCACACGGTCTTCCGTGACAGGTGGTAGTCACCCCACACGTATCCGCAGGGACCAGAACAGCGACGAGACGGCGGTGGCCAATGGAGTAGCTCCACCGTGTGCCAGCAACCTGTTTCCTCACGACGACGGCGAGCTGACTTAGGGTTTGGGGAACAAGGGAGGAGAGGACGAGTCGGCGCGGGGCTCGCGACAATTATACTGCGGCGCGCGCACCAGGACGCAGCGAAAACTCCGGAGGTGGGTGCGCCATGCCAAGATCATGGGGGAGAAGACGGCGCTGACCGCCTGACCCCACCTGGACGTCTTACCGAGCGAGAACTGGACGCACTGCGTGTATGACAAGTGGGAACCACACGTTAGGGTGAGCGGCACGCGCGAGTCACCGCAGCTGGTGAATGGAGCCCACATGTCGGTGCAAATAAAATTGGGCTGCGTGGGGTAAAGGAGGGATGGACCGGATTTGAGGTTGGCGGCCCAGGTAAGCTTTcctcttctttttcttttatattttcttttatttttctttcccCATTATttccaaatttaaaattcaaatttccatttaaattcaaactttgtggtaATTTTGCCTTCTCATTAAATATTCAACTTGGACATGGTAGGGGTGAATTTACCTAATATTTATTTCATGTTAACTAGTGTTCTCTTTCTCTAAATTCTAGGATCCTAATTTAAGTATGAATTCCAAATTAAACATTAACATCTTCTTATAAATTTGTATTGCTCTCATGTGGACACACAAATAAAATCCAGCAtcatgcatgtattatttttggtGTCATTAGTTAATTAATGACTTTTGGAGTGtttgttcacatgtgataataaaTACATGCAAAAACATGTATGTAATCCAACTATGTTTCCATTTTACATTTTTGGGTATAACACAGCACGAacaactttgtccatcactttgtcACACATTGCTTTCATGACACCACGGTCATCCCCTAAGGCCTTAATGTCGTGACGAGCGACTTCCAACTCCTGCGAGATAAGTTTCTTCGAGGCGCATGACTCCTTGATGTCAGAATCTTTTGAAGACAGTAGCTTACTAAGTCGTGACACTTCAGTCTGGGAGGCCCTCAGCTCATCCCTATGATGGTCAAGCTCCGACATAGTAAAACAATGAATCCTCTCCAAGATAGTAAGGGAATTGCTGGCATCGCGGTACAATCTatccagattgtcacgagaatCAAGAAGCGTTCGCCTCTCCTCCTATAGGCAAGAAGAGCACTGAATATGAGGGTAAAGGCGCGAAACAGAAGCATCAGAAACAGTTAGGAAGATCTACCTCATGGGCCCTCTTCTCTAAATCAAGTTGAGCGTTCAAGGAAGAATTCAGGGTCCGAGCGCCATCCAAGAATGCAGAAACCTGATTCAGATCGGCTTGACTCTAAGCATACATTTCCTCAGCATCAGAACATCGTTGAGTCAAAGCTTGTAAAGCAATAGGAAAAATACAGGAGGTAAAATGAGAGAAGCGATAAACAACAAAGAAAGCTATAGACCCACTAACCGATGTTCGAGGCTTTTAGATCATCTATTTGCCTCTAGAGCAGGAGAGGATTCCAGTCCAGCAAGGACAAAATCTGATCGGGAACAGGAGCACCACAAGACCTCAATTGAGCCGACACAGAGCTCAGAACATTCTGCAAACACAAAAGTTAGCAAAAGAGACTGTTTGTCGACATAAGTAACGCAGGGCAAAGATCAGCTCACCTGAAGGTTAGAAAGGAACAAGGAAATCCTAGAGCCAGAGGCATCGACGTGCTATATGACGGTGGAGTATCGGCAGAAGCAATATTGAGAGCAGACTCGAGCCTCAAAGGAGGATTAGAGCTCATGCCCAAGGCATCACTCTGGGAGACCTCAGCTCTGACAGCAGACAGCGGATTCCTAGCATCTGGGTCACTGACCTCTAAAGTGATCGTACCGACAAGAGCAGTAGGACTTGTCATCACGGGTTCCTCAGATTGAACCAGTGGCGATccggcatgaacgtccatggaagaagCCGAAGAGGAGCCGAGCTCGGCACCCTTGGGGGCTAGGTCATCCTCAGCagcaccctcaggggctgggtaaTCCTTAGCGGCacccttggaagctgaagcacccTCGATCATACCCATAGAAGCTAGGTAACCCCAGCCTGTAACCTCAGGAACAGATGTGTTCCCATGAACTGGGCCGCCCTTAAACGTCGAAGAAGCGTGAGAAACCGTTCGGGTTATTTCTTGCCCGACTGGATTACTTGCTGAGGGGATGACATTCGAGACCTCTGTACGGATGTCAGCACCTTCAGTCTCAGGAAGCTCCAATAAAAGATCCTCAGGGATAATCTCCTCCAGTGCATGGTCAATGGCAGACATTATCAATCTCTGGAGACTAACTAGTCCTGATAGAGCTTGAATTGGGACGTCATCGCTGCTTTGGCTACGACTGTTCTTACAAATCAAAGGGAGAACTTCCTCTTCATCCTCATCAAGCGCACGACACCGACTCTGGCACCATCACAATTCTCAATATCATCCTCGAGGTTGGCGCTCGCCGAGCCATCGCCGAGAACTGATATAGTAGAGTCGGCACCCAGTTCCAAGCCAGATGACCGCCGAAGTCTTTTCTTTCTGTTCTTCCCCTCGACAGACGTGACTGGATGGCTCGTTCGACACAATCGTTTGCGAGTTGCGACGAACACTTCCAGGACTGTGAGTTCCTTCATCCTCGCCGAGATATGCCCAGTTGCAGCACTCGCCGACTCTGTACGGGCAGAGTCAGACGCCTCACCCGCCAGCATACTGAGAACAGCATTCACCTCAGCCACAAAAGGTAAAGACGTATCACGCGCCACCGCCGAGCCAAGGTGTGGCATGTCACAATCTAGCAAATGTCTGTCGTTGAATATGCTTCTTCTTAAGGATTGTTCCAAATCTATAGAGCtaattgttagctagctaataagTTGTTAGCTAGGTTGGAGAAACTAACAACTAATGATTATTTGAGGGTTATAGGTAACAGTTAGTTGGTCCATTGGCTGACCCGTTCTAAACCTCTCAGCTAATTTTAGTCGCTAACTATTGGAACAATGTCCTAGTAGTTTAAAATTGTGTTGCCCTCTACTTTATGCTAAAATCACACTTATATTTTTCGGTTGTCACCAATATTTTATTATTCTTTTGATGGATTAAAATTTAGGTGAAAATGTCTAATAATGTGATATTAATGTTCTCTTCTTTGTTAGTTCCTAGAACATGTACGTCGTTTTAGTTTTAGTTAGTGGTGCAGACACGCTCAATAAAGTTATCTttcttagggcttgtttgggagtAAGTGGAATGAAGGGTATTGATAGGGCTAGAATCACTgactatttaaaattgaatagtaGAGGATTATAACCCCTCCAACCCCCTCTATTACCCTTACTTCCAAATAAACCCTTAAGGACAGCTTGGTTCCTAGGTATTAGTCTCTCtattttattatattttattAGTTCCTAAATTGCTAAATACAGAAACTGAAATAGAGTTTTAATTTTCGTATTTGAAAATTTAGTaactaaaaataaaataaaataaagaaactAAAAATtaatccctagaaaccaaacactccTTAAGAAGTGCTAAAACCTCATCCACCCTATAtttagggaatattctcctccTCTATCACACAACGTCTTCTAAACAATACTGACATTCATTCACCCTCTATATATGGAGGTTCTTTCCTCCCTCCTCTATCAATTTTAATGTCTTAAATAACagatttagcaaaactaaaatatgcatAAAATATTTTAGAGTGTGACAAATACATACATATAAAAATTAAAAATAAAATGTCTTTAAAATTTGGTATTTAGTATAGAAAACCAGATATAGAGAACGTGGCTGTAGAGAAAAAATATAGATGAGAGAATATTTTAAAGAAGATAGTAAAGAATCCATATATATCAATATATAAGATGAATATAGAGTACCTTGTTAAGACAGTGTAAAGCGCTCTCAAGCAATCAGGCCGGCACATCAcacttagagatggcaatgggtacccgctacccgaaacccggtgggtttttgctctattagggtatgggtttgggtcaatttctctacccatgggtttgttaatgggttcaaatggaaacccaacgggtacgtgggcatgggtttgttcttccactacccatactCGCAAACCCATGTGTtttttaaaacccgccttaaaattaacattccttataaatatgtctcataatattattaattgaatatgttctaattgaaataaacttcatgtaacaaattttaggctaaaattagttatcacttgttccttttatgctagcttattaatgtattgattgtcatttacatgataaattattttttatgttgaaGTTAGTGAGTATGGGAAACCCGTTGAgtacccgaaacccgcatgggtaCGGATTTGGccaaaattttatacccgtcatgggtatgaGTTTTTTAGCGGACATATTTTTTTTCGTAGGTATGAGTTTGGGCAAATAATACCCTGCGGGTTTTTACCCATTGTCGTCTCTAATCCCACTCACAACGCATCTGCAACTGCGCGTGACAGGGTCACGGCGGCTGGGCGCGAGACGCGGCCCTGCGCCCACGCCAGCCGCCAGCCGCCGCCCATTTCCCTTTCGTCCCCGCAAGTGCTTCTTATCCTCTCGCAGTCTCGCTCTCGAGCCTCGCGTCGCAGCCCTCGTCGCATAGGCGTGCATCCAGCATCCTCTCCCGGATAAATACCTGGGGGCAAACAGCCCGGCTCTCCTCGCTTTCCcttcacgcacgcacgcacgcacgctcgCCAAGAGCAAAGGCGGCCGGACGGGGGGCGGCGGGGGCGGGGCAGAGCGGAGCGGAGCGGTTTGTCTCCACGCCTGACGTCTCCCTCTTCCCCGCTGTCCGCAGCTTCGGTGCTTCCTTCTCCCGTTCAGGTGTTTCCTCTGCGCTTTTTCATATCCTGGTTTGTATATAGGAGGACGACCAATCTGGCGAACTAGCCCCGAGTAGCGGCGAAGTTTGCCACAGACGTGACGTTTCCTTCCCTTGCCCGTGGTTGCCATTTCGACGGTGGTTTTGTTTCGCGTAGATTAACCGTTGTGGTGTCCTAATATTCGGGCGTCTCTTGCTTGCATCTATGTTCTTGTTGGTTCCATGGCGAATGGCTGTCTTGTGTGGATTGGAATCTAGGGTGAAGCATTGTGCGAGGCCGTTAGGTTTGTTTTTTTCGCGGCGTCAGTAAATGTCTTGATTCATTTacggctagtttgggaactcaaATTCCCTCTAGAATTGGAGGGGAAATTAGCTGAGAGATGGCAGGCAGATACAAACTTTCTGCGATTATTACTAAGAACAATTGAAGGCTCGAGGAAATCAATTGACCTATGCTCATCTCCAAAGTAGAAGTCTCACCAGCCAGACAGGCAGTCATTACAGAACGAGCACCTATGATGGGGATGGAAGTACCTCTCCAACCATTCCCCCTCCCAACCCTACTTTATATTCTATTATTCCTCATATTTCTCCTTCTCTCCAATCATTCTCCCTATTCAGCTCCCCTTTAACTTAGCTATTTATTTTTTACATCAGTTTTTGGAGTTTGTAGTACCGTAATACACATTGTTATCTATTAATTAAACTAAAAAAAATCTAGCCGTAAATACAATTATTAAGTGGAGATTGGGAGACTACAACTCCAACTCTCCACGGGGaaaatgggggggggggggggggggggggcggacgCCCCCACATACACCGGATAGCAGGCAGGGGGCCGTTGGAGGCCACCAGGTGAGTGCAGGGCCCAGTGTTCGGTCAGTGAGGCAGCAGGTATCCACAGGGCTTTCCAACTTTTCATTCTTGATTTACTGATCATTCACCACTTGTTACACTTAATTGACTTGATTGTGCAGGACCATTGTGTTTACTGAAGCAGCTTAGTTCATGTTCCTGTCATGGGTATGGAACATTTCATCAGTTCTGCAAACCTTTCAGCAGGTTCAAACCATGCTTTGTTGTACATAATATAGTTCCATTTTTTGGGTAACTTGCACAAATTGTGACTAAAACCCAGCTTACGTCTTATAAAGAAGGTTTCACATCGTATGGAAATGAAGCAGCAGAGGAAATGAAAAAACTACGAGGTCTAAGATTGGAAACACTGATGGAAACCTGCCAAAACACAGAAAGCAGAGATGTAGCGATCAGGTGTCCAATACCATGCAAAAGCAGCAGGTACAATCCAGCTCTCTGATCTGGTCTGGAAGTTATGTTACTATTGTACTTCTAAATTTGCATAAGCAATCACACACTTTGCATGTTCTGATGTTTCTTGTACTGATCTCATGAGTCAAGGCGGTATAGGGAACATGACTTGAGAGCTGCACAAGATCTTTCTGAATTCATTGTGAGTAAGGTTCGTTTCTGTACAGTTGTTTCATCAAACTGGCGCCTGTATACTGTCGTTTCTCAAATGTGCTTCCACTTCCATTTAATCTATCGCCTTTATTAAAaaatttctttttctttcttggtttctttctcttttcttgagGTGATTTTGTTGCAAATTTTTAGCACAGTTAAATTGAAATTTATTTGGAATTAAACTAATGCTTCTGTTGTGGGACCTTGCAATCTGCAGGCTTCACCTCCATACTTTATGGGATCTCCACCACTTCGTGCAACCAATCCTCTTGCTCATGATGCACAATTCTGTGCGTGGAAGGTGCACAGCGTAGATCAGTCACTAGGAATTCCTATACCAGCCAAGAGTTACAATGCTCGCTACTATGCAAGGAAAGAATCTTTTAGGAAGGCTTGAAGCTACTTTTTGTCAAGTTCATGATCGTCAGTGATGTCATAGTCGTATCTCCGCTTCTCTCAGCAAGGCTAACTTGTTTACTTGTATATGAGTGGCTGTCCCTTTTGAAGGTGTGAGTTGTCTTATTTGAGTGTTTAGAGTATCTCATCCCTAGTGTtgtaaatatatttctttgcTCATTTTTTGTTAGTGGAGCTAGTTTTGGTGAATAAGTACTGGTATAAAGTATAAACAGTGTTGCTGAGTAATGAGGTAATCTGAATGAAAATGTTTGCCATTCTTCAGTTTCTGATTGCCATGTTAAAATGTGTTGGATGTGCAAGTCAATGTTCAGGTCTTCTGAGTCTTTGTGCTGGACTGCTGGATCTGCTGACAAACGTTGCAAAGTGTATCTGAATGCATCAATGAACATTGCATAAGACCATAGAGTAATTCGCGTATGTTTACACCACAATCAGTTGTGTAAAAATTTGCTTCATCTCCTACTGATAGATGGTTCAATTTCAAGTGAATCAAGAGCCTCCTATTTTACTTGTCTTATGTACACGTTGTTTGGTCTTCTCTGCCGGTTGAATTGCTGATCCTTCCTCTGATTTCCACCATCAAACTTCAGTGGTACTACCTGCCTGATGTATGAGGCTCCTGGGAAATTTCTCCTTTCCTTTGCAAGTGACCGAAGTTCTGGTAACCAGTATGCAACGTATTCCCCTTCAGGATCATATGACTTGGCCTGCAGTTACAAATTAACATGCTGCGAAATTAACGTCTTGGTATGTTTGAAGTGACCAGTTGATTCATAGAACATACAATTTCATATGCCCCTCAGTTTTGAGGCTTTGAGCCTAAGAGCTCATGTAACTTTTGTCTGCAAATATTCCAAGTGGATATAGAGGCTGGATTTTATACCATTTATCTAAAAAATATTGCAGTGGCAATATATCCTAAGATTCAGTTCATTACAGTATTGATTTTTCAGGTAAGAGTTCAGTCTGGTCAACTACTTACTTGTTTTGGGATACTGAAGTATCGATCTTCTCGTGGATCATTGCCAACTCCTGTCAGAGTACACCAGAAACATTTCATTCAGTTCCAGTCTACAAGGATATGTAAGCGACACTTGTAATTTTTTTTTGAATTTATTTCCTTTGGTCATACTAAAGACAACTAACCTGCTCCATATGTCCAATTGCCATAATTCGAAGCTGGGTCATAATCCAATAAGCATGTCTCGAACCATTCGGCTCCCATTCGCCAATCAACACCCATATCTCGAACAAGAAATGAGCAGACAATCTGCAGATAGGCAGTGATTGAGAGATGAATAATTGGGACTAGATGCCCTGCAGTGCTAAGCCCTCTGCTGTCTTTTCTGCTTATGTGGTCAGTGGTCAGACGTGGAAGCATACCTGACGACCACGGTTGGACATGTAACCGGTGGCTGAAAGCTCCCTCATGTTGGCATCAATAAGAGGGTATCTGGAACTTACAATGACTGGATTCAGAAGGCAGAAGGACAGTGGCTCCAGATttcaaaagaataaagtggagtaACACCGTACCCAGTTCGACCATCTCTCCATGATTCAAACAGTGCTTGGTCCTGACTCCACTTCGATACTACTTTCCTCGGGCCTCCTAAAACAACAGTTTGCAGCCGAATTATACCTTTACCAGCCAAAATGGAAATGTctcccaaatggcatagtagtgcaTTATTTTCATCCTAAAAGATCTTTTTTATACAAAACCTAAGGGTATGAGAGGGAGCACCACATTTGGTCCTTACCCAGGTGAAATATGGCGTTTCCATATTTTGCTGATAGAAATCTGAAGTAGTCTCTCCATatcaactcaaataaaaccctgaAGCCATTGACTTATCAGGAAAAAGGCGATTTAATCAAACAAGTTCAACATGAAACTAGGGTAAAAACATATTGTTATGTATGGCCAAGCCTATGTTAGGCGCAATAGGGCCAAGGCTGCCTAGGTGGGGCCCAAGGCCCAATAGCTAATAGATAAGCTCTATCTAGTTAGTTATACTTATCCAAAGTTAGTAGATAAAGATCAGCTCTATCTAGATAGTTATACTTATCCAAAGTTAGTAGATAGACTTGAGATAGCTCTATATATAGATCTGTAAACTCTGGAATAAAGGCAAGCAGAATTCCAATCTATTCTGGCTTCCCAGAGGGAGCCAGAGTCTCCTGTGATCTTCTCCCTGCGCGCAACCCAGCCAGGATCACGACGGCGCCCCAACGCCGCCACCCTGGTCCCACCAAATCCCCTCCCTACAATCTACGCAATCTGCCCGGTAGAATCCGTAGTTCTACCAATCTGGTATCAGAGGACTCGACGATCATGAGTTCCTCCAAGTCGCCGTCACCGGGACAGCAGCCGCCGCCGGCCTCAAGCCCGCCCGCAGCGCCGATCGTCTCCCTGGCCGCGGTCCCTGCGTCGTCGGAGGCCATGGCGCTCGGCCCTCCCGGCGCGGCCATCAACCAGCAGGCCGCCCCCGCGCTCACACCGGCCCAGATCGCGGCGTCCTTGGCGGATCCCAGCCACGCCGTGCGCGATATGCAGATCACCATGAACGCCATGCTGACAGGCCACCTCCCCTTCCCTAATCCACAAGCCGCCCATCCACCCCAGCCGCCGCACCCGTCCCTGACAGCGCAGCCACCGCCGGCCGCACTGCCCCCACCCACGCAGCCACCTGCGCCACTTCCTCCACTCCCCCGGCAACCAATTTCTTACCAGTACGGCATGCCGATCGACCCCGGGCCTTCATCCACCGCATCACCGACCACAGCCCCCATCCATATGATCCGCTTCCCACCATCCCCATCCCCCATCCCATCTTGGGCGCAGGGCGCGCCTACGGTTTCACCACCAGTGTACTCTGAGGCACTCCCGCGACCGGCGCTCACGACTTCCTTACCCAGCAGCACCGTCGGTGGGCCTCCCGGGATGCTGTTAGGAGGCGGCGACGGCCCCCTGTTCCTGGGTCGGGGGCCCTTGCGCCCCCACGTACCCGCAGCGACAGCAGCGTGGTCACCGTACCACGGgctgcctcaggacgacgacgtggAGACCGCAGCCTACGGGGGCGCTGAGGCGCGCGCGCCTCCACGCTACTACAAACTGGATTTCGCCACATACGATGGCTCCGAGGATCCGCTGAACTGGCTAAATCATTGTGAGCAGTTCTTCCGGGGGCAGCGCACGCCAGCCTCGGATCGCACGTGGCTGGCCTCGTACCATCTTAAGGGGCCGGCACAGACGTGGTACTATGCCCTGGAACAGGACGAGGGCATGCCGTCTTGGGATCGCTTCGCCGAGCTGTGTCGCCTTCGCTTCGGTCCAGCAGTGCGCGGTTCTCGCCTTGCGGAACTGGGACGCCTCCCCTTCCTGTCCACGGTCCAGGAGTACTCGGACCGCTTCCAGGCGTTGCTGTGTCGAGCTCGGGACGTCTCCCCCATGCAGAAGACGGAGCTATTCGTGGGCGGCCTTCCCGAGTACTTGCGGGTGGACGTTGAGCTGCGCGAACCGCAGGATCTACAAACTGCCATGTACCTGGCACGGGCGTTCGAacggcgcgcggcggcctggcccCCATTCCAGCAGCGCGGGTCGCGACCACCGCAACGGGCGCAGGGCTCGGGTCGTGTGACACCAGCACCGCCCGGGGCTCTACCGACCGGTACGACGACGCCAGGCGATAGTACGACTCCGACACGCCCGTTTCGCCGATTGTCCCCGGGCGAGCAGCAGGAGCGGCGCCGGCAGGGGCTCTGCTTCAACTGCGATGAACCCTACGTTCGGGGACACGTCTGCCAGCGGCTGTTCTACTTGGAGGTCGACGACTTCCTCGACGAGGCGTCCGGTGAGGGTGGGGTCGACCCCCTTGAGGAGTCGGCCGCCCCAGACGTCACGGGAGCCAACGCGTTGGTGGTCTCGTTACACGCGCTGGCGGGCATCCGGACGGACAAGACGCTGTTGCTACCAGTCACCATCAACGGCGAGCGACTACTCGCGCTCATGGACACAGGGTCAACCCACAACTTCCTCAACGCTGACACGATGAGCCGCCTCGGATTAGCTATGGCGGGTGGCGAGCACCTTCGGGTCACGGTGGCCAACGGTGACCGCCTACCCTGCGCCGGCATCGCCCGCGACGTCCCCGTCATCATCAACGATGAGTCCTTCTCCATCACGTGCGTCGGGATGCGCCTGGGCTGCTTCGACTTCATCCTCGGCGTGGACTTCCTGGAGACGCTGGGCACCATCCAGTGGAACTTCCGAGCACTGACCCTGTCGTTCCAGCGCCAGGGCCGGCGCATCCACTGGCAGGGTGTGCGGGCCACACAACAGCCTGCCCCGCAGCAGCTGGCTGTGGCAGTCGTCGACACTGCCCAACAGCCCCTCATGGACGTCCTTCTGCAGCAACATGGCGCCATCTTCGACGAGCCCACGGGACTGCCCCCGGCCCGCCCCTACGACCATCGCATCCACCTGCTGCCCGGTACAGCTCCGGTGGCCGTACGACCGTACCGGTACGCACAGCTGCAGAAGGACGAGCTGGAGCGACAGTGTGAGGCCATGCTCACACAAGGCATCATACGACCCAGCACGTCGCCGTTCTCCGCTCCGGTGCTCTTGGTTCGCAAGGCGGACCGCTCGTGGCGTTTCTGCATCGACTACCGCGCCCTCAACGCCAAGACGTCCAAGGACAAGTTCCCGATCCCGGTGGTGGACGAGCTCCTCGACGAGCTCCATGGAGCCCGTTTCTTCTCCAAGCTAGACCTACGCTCAGGCTACCACCAGGTGCGGATGCACACCGATGACATCGCCAAGACGGCGTTCCGCACCCATCATG
It encodes:
- the LOC100191538 gene encoding uncharacterized protein LOC100191538 isoform 1 (isoform 1 is encoded by transcript variant 1); this encodes MGMEHFISSANLSAEGFTSYGNEAAEEMKKLRGLRLETLMETCQNTESRDVAIRCPIPCKSSRRYREHDLRAAQDLSEFIVSKASPPYFMGSPPLRATNPLAHDAQFCAWKVHSVDQSLGIPIPAKSYNARYYARKESFRKA
- the LOC100191538 gene encoding uncharacterized protein isoform X3, which codes for MGMEHFISSANLSAEGFTSYGNEAAEEMKKLRGLRLETLMETCQNTESRDVAIRCPIPCKSSRRYREHDLRAAQDLSEFIASPPYFMGSPPLRATNPLAHDAQFCAWKVHSVDQSLGIPIPAKSYNARYYARKESFRKA
- the LOC100191538 gene encoding uncharacterized protein isoform X4, which gives rise to MGMEHFISSANLSAGFTSYGNEAAEEMKKLRGLRLETLMETCQNTESRDVAIRCPIPCKSSRRYREHDLRAAQDLSEFIASPPYFMGSPPLRATNPLAHDAQFCAWKVHSVDQSLGIPIPAKSYNARYYARKESFRKA
- the LOC100191538 gene encoding uncharacterized protein LOC100191538 isoform 2 (isoform 2 is encoded by transcript variant 2), giving the protein MGMEHFISSANLSAGFTSYGNEAAEEMKKLRGLRLETLMETCQNTESRDVAIRCPIPCKSSRRYREHDLRAAQDLSEFIVSKASPPYFMGSPPLRATNPLAHDAQFCAWKVHSVDQSLGIPIPAKSYNARYYARKESFRKA